One Bosea sp. 685 DNA segment encodes these proteins:
- a CDS encoding thioredoxin family protein — MKASLTRQSFIAGLALASLSLSAGSVLAQGTAKIGQPAPAFQAVDADGKTRNLSEFAGKTVILEWTNADCPYVRKHYNSATMQTLQKDMAREGIVWLSVVSSPVGEQGYVDGTAAKDLTTKRDAAPAAVLLDPNSKVARAYGATTTPHMYIVDPKGTLAYMGAIDDKPSSSPASLTGAKSYVRQAVAELKAGKPVSEAATKSYGCAVKYAPLS; from the coding sequence ATGAAAGCCAGCCTGACCCGACAGAGTTTCATCGCCGGCCTCGCTCTCGCCAGCCTTTCGCTGAGCGCAGGCTCCGTCCTGGCGCAGGGTACCGCGAAGATCGGCCAGCCCGCACCTGCCTTCCAGGCCGTCGACGCTGACGGCAAGACGCGCAATCTCTCGGAATTCGCCGGCAAGACCGTGATCCTGGAATGGACCAACGCCGACTGCCCCTATGTCCGGAAGCACTACAACAGCGCCACCATGCAGACGTTGCAGAAGGATATGGCCAGGGAGGGCATCGTCTGGCTTTCGGTCGTGTCCTCGCCGGTCGGCGAGCAGGGTTATGTCGACGGCACCGCGGCCAAGGACTTGACGACGAAGCGCGATGCAGCGCCGGCCGCCGTGCTGCTCGACCCCAACAGCAAGGTGGCGCGCGCTTATGGAGCGACGACAACGCCGCATATGTACATCGTCGATCCCAAGGGCACGCTCGCCTATATGGGCGCGATCGACGACAAGCCCTCATCGAGCCCGGCGAGCCTCACCGGCGCCAAGAGCTATGTCCGGCAGGCCGTGGCCGAGCTGAAGGCCGGCAAGCCGGTCAGCGAGGCGGCCACCAAATCCTATGGCTGCGCGGTGAAATACGCGCCGCTGAGCTGA
- a CDS encoding sn-glycerol-3-phosphate import ATP-binding protein UgpC, translating into MAQVTLTNVKKVYFGGVEAVKGVSFDIPDGGFCVLVGPSGCGKSTLLRMVAGLETISSGEVTIGNRVVNQIGPAERDIAMVFQNYALYPHMSVYDNMAYGLRNLGTPKDEIDARVKEAARILAIEALLERRPKQLSGGQRQRVAMGRAIVRKPQVFLFDEPLSNLDAKLRVQMRVEIKKLQRALGVTAIYVTHDQVEAMTLSDKLVVMNGGQVEQIGLPAEVYKKPATKFVATFIGSPPMNILPGTIDGPGIVALGEAILEARDLREDLAAGSPVEVGLRPEDVEISSEGEAGSLAFDVEFIEELGATQLFHGKLAGLPFVMQAATDAVSAQAGRLWITVNPDRVHVFDVQTGGRLGRV; encoded by the coding sequence ATGGCCCAGGTCACCCTTACCAACGTCAAAAAAGTCTATTTCGGCGGCGTTGAAGCCGTGAAGGGGGTGTCGTTCGACATCCCCGATGGCGGCTTCTGCGTGCTCGTCGGCCCCTCCGGCTGCGGCAAGTCGACATTGCTGCGCATGGTCGCGGGGCTGGAGACGATCTCGTCCGGCGAGGTCACCATCGGTAATCGCGTCGTCAACCAGATCGGCCCGGCCGAGCGCGACATCGCCATGGTGTTCCAGAACTACGCGCTCTATCCGCATATGAGCGTCTACGACAACATGGCCTATGGCCTGCGCAATCTCGGCACGCCCAAGGACGAGATCGACGCCCGCGTGAAGGAGGCCGCGCGCATCCTTGCGATCGAGGCGCTGCTCGAGCGGCGTCCCAAGCAGCTCTCGGGCGGCCAGCGCCAGCGCGTCGCCATGGGCCGCGCCATCGTGCGCAAACCGCAGGTCTTCCTGTTCGACGAGCCGCTCTCGAACCTCGACGCCAAACTGCGCGTGCAGATGCGCGTCGAGATCAAGAAGCTGCAGCGCGCGCTCGGCGTCACCGCGATCTACGTCACCCATGACCAGGTCGAGGCGATGACGCTCTCGGACAAGCTCGTGGTGATGAATGGCGGCCAGGTCGAGCAGATCGGCCTGCCAGCCGAGGTCTACAAGAAGCCGGCGACCAAATTCGTCGCGACCTTCATCGGCTCGCCACCGATGAACATCCTGCCTGGAACGATCGACGGCCCCGGCATCGTCGCGCTGGGCGAAGCGATCCTGGAGGCGCGCGACCTGCGCGAGGATCTGGCGGCCGGTTCGCCCGTCGAGGTCGGCCTGCGGCCCGAGGATGTCGAGATCTCCTCGGAAGGCGAAGCCGGCTCATTGGCCTTCGATGTCGAGTTCATCGAGGAGCTGGGGGCGACGCAGCTCTTCCACGGCAAGCTCGCCGGCTTGCCCTTCGTGATGCAGGCGGCAACCGATGCGGTCAGCGCCCAGGCCGGCCGGCTCTGGATCACGGTCAACCCAGACCGGGTGCATGTCTTCGACGTGCAGACGGGTGGCAGGCTGGGGCGGGTGTAA
- the ugpE gene encoding sn-glycerol-3-phosphate ABC transporter permease UgpE — translation MVEDRRLGDAIAYIILTIGVLIVAFPVWLTFVASTWDASTIINGKLPLWPGPYFLENYHRILFVGTSGTTREPVAGMMLNSFIMAMAIALGKIFISVLSAYAIVYYRFPFRMAAFWIIFITLMLPVEVRIFPTFKVVSDLNMLDSYQGLAIPLIASATGTLLFRQFFMTIPDELLEASRIDNAGPFRFFKDTVIPLSMTTIAALFVIQFIYGWNQYLWPLLVTTKDSMQTIVIGIKKMIVTSDALTEWQLAMATAMLAMLPPVLVVILMQRLFVKGLVETEK, via the coding sequence ATGGTCGAAGACCGCCGCCTGGGCGATGCGATCGCCTATATCATCCTGACGATCGGGGTTCTGATCGTCGCCTTCCCGGTCTGGCTGACCTTCGTCGCCTCGACCTGGGACGCCTCGACCATCATCAACGGCAAGCTGCCGCTCTGGCCGGGGCCGTATTTCCTGGAGAACTACCACCGCATCCTGTTCGTCGGCACCTCGGGCACGACGCGCGAGCCGGTCGCGGGGATGATGCTGAACTCCTTCATCATGGCGATGGCGATCGCGCTGGGAAAGATCTTCATCTCGGTGCTCTCGGCCTATGCCATCGTCTATTACCGCTTCCCATTCCGGATGGCGGCGTTCTGGATCATCTTCATCACGCTGATGCTGCCGGTCGAGGTGCGCATTTTTCCGACCTTCAAGGTCGTCTCCGACCTCAACATGCTCGACAGCTATCAGGGCCTTGCCATACCGCTGATCGCCTCGGCCACCGGCACGCTGCTGTTCCGCCAGTTCTTCATGACGATCCCCGACGAATTGCTCGAAGCCTCCCGGATCGACAATGCCGGGCCATTCCGCTTCTTCAAGGACACGGTGATCCCGCTCTCGATGACGACGATCGCGGCCTTGTTCGTGATCCAGTTCATCTATGGCTGGAATCAGTATCTCTGGCCGCTCCTGGTGACGACGAAGGACTCGATGCAAACCATCGTCATCGGCATCAAGAAAATGATCGTCACCTCCGACGCGCTCACCGAATGGCAGCTCGCCATGGCCACCGCCATGCTGGCGATGCTGCCGCCGGTGCTCGTCGTCATCCTGATGCAGAGGCTCTTCGTGAAGGGCCTGGTCGAAACCGAGAAGTAG